A genome region from Thermoanaerobacterium xylanolyticum LX-11 includes the following:
- the ytaF gene encoding sporulation membrane protein YtaF, producing MHVISSLLFSISANIDNFTVAIAYGIKKIRIGILSNILIALVSGIGTFLSMSIGLLINRFLPTNISNIVGSLILIMLGLWFILDYYKKRKTDTFNFKNNYEILINSKITDMDNSKYIDMKESIILAFGLTINNLGLGIGASITGLNIYFTTLLTIIFSLLSILLGFMLGNTYLAKIFGNYAPLVSGILIVFLGIYEIFI from the coding sequence ATGCATGTTATATCAAGTTTATTATTCTCAATATCAGCAAATATCGATAACTTTACTGTAGCCATAGCATATGGGATTAAAAAAATAAGAATTGGGATATTAAGTAATATTCTAATCGCTTTAGTATCTGGTATTGGTACATTTCTATCAATGTCTATAGGATTACTTATAAATAGATTTTTACCCACAAACATATCAAATATTGTTGGCAGTCTTATACTTATTATGTTAGGACTATGGTTTATTTTAGACTATTACAAGAAACGAAAAACAGATACTTTTAACTTTAAAAATAATTACGAAATCCTGATTAATTCAAAAATCACAGACATGGATAATTCAAAATATATAGATATGAAAGAATCTATTATCCTTGCTTTTGGTTTAACAATAAACAATTTAGGTTTGGGAATTGGAGCAAGCATTACAGGACTTAACATATATTTTACTACATTATTAACAATTATTTTCAGTTTATTATCCATTCTTTTAGGTTTTATGCTTGGCAATACTTACTTAGCCAAAATATTTGGCAATTATGCACCATTGGTCTCTGGAATTTTAATTGTCTTTTTAGGTATATACGAAATTTTTATTTAA
- a CDS encoding YibE/F family protein, with product MLNIMRNFANLIMTVIFYIIIITTILFIAFVILKVSSNNRNNSNTTNAGEIYGKIIKISSKVENNNSQYCNVDIELLSGKYKGKIITVPNLVAGFTSTSQYNNQEYAKIGDEVIVYLNLDSNGNIKSAYIYEIVRDKYLFKLSLVFIILLILLGGIKGLKSIITLFLTGYTIIKILIPLILYGYNSIIVTSIICIILVIINLLVISGYNRKTLSAIIGTSSGVLVAGAIVIFLNSMIRVNGFTDEEIQSMINITQNNNINLTGIYFASVIMGALGAVMDVSMSIASAIFEIKEARHKITAIELIKSGLNVGKDIMGTMANTLILAYVGGSMYIIIMIMPYINSISTVLNQDIIAAEILKTLAGSIGLMIAIPITILASTFLIL from the coding sequence TTGCTTAATATAATGAGAAATTTTGCAAATTTAATAATGACTGTAATTTTCTACATAATCATTATAACTACTATATTATTTATTGCATTTGTAATATTAAAAGTTTCTTCAAATAATAGAAATAATTCCAACACTACGAATGCTGGAGAAATATATGGAAAAATTATAAAAATAAGTTCTAAAGTTGAAAATAATAATTCTCAATATTGTAATGTGGATATAGAACTTTTATCAGGAAAATACAAAGGTAAAATAATAACAGTTCCTAACCTTGTTGCGGGATTTACAAGCACTTCACAATACAATAATCAGGAGTATGCAAAAATTGGAGATGAAGTTATTGTATATTTAAATCTTGATTCTAATGGAAACATAAAAAGTGCATATATTTATGAAATTGTGAGAGATAAATATTTATTCAAGTTGTCTTTGGTTTTTATAATTTTGTTAATTCTTTTAGGTGGCATAAAAGGTTTAAAGTCAATCATTACATTATTTTTAACTGGATATACAATAATTAAAATTCTCATACCTTTAATACTATATGGTTACAATTCAATTATAGTAACTTCTATAATTTGTATTATACTGGTAATAATAAATTTACTTGTAATAAGTGGATATAACAGAAAAACATTATCTGCTATTATTGGTACTTCAAGTGGAGTGTTAGTAGCCGGTGCAATAGTTATTTTTCTAAATTCCATGATAAGAGTTAATGGCTTTACAGATGAAGAGATACAATCAATGATTAATATAACTCAAAACAACAACATTAATCTAACAGGAATTTATTTTGCAAGTGTTATTATGGGTGCTTTGGGTGCAGTAATGGATGTAAGTATGTCAATAGCTTCAGCTATATTTGAAATAAAAGAGGCAAGACATAAAATAACTGCAATAGAATTAATAAAATCTGGTTTAAATGTAGGAAAAGACATAATGGGAACTATGGCTAACACTTTAATCCTTGCTTATGTTGGTGGCTCAATGTATATAATAATTATGATTATGCCATACATAAATTCAATTTCAACTGTTCTTAACCAAGATATTATTGCAGCAGAAATATTAAAAACATTAGCTGGAAGCATAGGATTAATGATTGCTATTCCTATTACAATTCTTGCATCAACATTCTTAATTTTATAA
- the metE gene encoding 5-methyltetrahydropteroyltriglutamate--homocysteine S-methyltransferase: MKTTIVGYPRIGVNRELKKVVEKYFKGEIGLSKLFAESKQLRKKYWLVQKEKGIDYIPSNDFSFYDNMLDMAFLLNVIPKRYKQLDLLPIDTYFAMARGYQDIEEDVKALPMKKWFNTNYHYIVPEIDDDTEFFLNDTKPFDLYREAKELGINTRPIIIGMFTFLKLARFNTKRTFEEILFELTNTYIEILKKFEELGTEWIQIDEPILVTDLTQEDINLFKIAYKKLLAKKRNTKILIQTYFGDVRDIYETLIELDFDGLGLDLVEGIKNVDLIKRSGFPSNKILSAGIVNGKNIWRNDYKKSMELIRILEQFVMPENIWLSTSCSLLHVPYTLLNEESIEENIKEFLAFAEEKLEELKDLKSLCIDYDFEKNDLYIFNQQVLKRKITDSLSFDAEIRSNVKNLNEEDFIRKDKFENRILVQKEKFKLPILPTTTIGSFPQTSEVRRIRQLWRKGEITETEYEQQLQKKIKEIIDFQEKIGLDVLVHGEYERNDMVEYFGQLLEGFLFTQNGWVQSYGTRCVKPPIIFGDVKRKEPMTVKWIKFAQKQTDKIVKGILTGPITILNWSFPREDLELREIAYQIALAIRDEVLDLEAAGIRIIQIDEAALREKLPLRKKEWNDYLFWAIRAFRLTHAKVKTETQIHTHMCYSEFSDIIKEIESMDVDVISIEAARSDFSILDLFKENNFKPEVGPGIYDIHSPRVPSQRELEELIEIMIRKLDINKLWINPDCGLKTREDEEAKLSLINMVNAAKSIRMRVKSYPF; the protein is encoded by the coding sequence ATGAAAACAACAATAGTAGGTTATCCACGCATTGGAGTAAACCGCGAATTGAAGAAAGTGGTAGAAAAGTATTTTAAAGGCGAAATTGGTTTAAGTAAACTTTTTGCAGAATCTAAGCAATTGAGAAAAAAATATTGGTTGGTACAAAAAGAAAAAGGTATAGACTATATTCCATCTAATGATTTTTCATTTTATGATAACATGTTGGATATGGCATTTCTTTTAAATGTTATTCCTAAAAGGTATAAGCAGTTAGATCTTTTACCTATTGATACATATTTTGCTATGGCTAGAGGATATCAAGATATTGAAGAAGATGTAAAAGCTTTACCTATGAAAAAATGGTTTAATACAAATTATCATTATATAGTTCCTGAAATAGACGATGATACTGAATTTTTTTTAAATGATACAAAACCTTTTGATTTATATAGAGAAGCAAAGGAATTGGGAATAAATACAAGACCTATTATAATAGGTATGTTTACATTTTTAAAGTTAGCAAGATTTAACACTAAGAGAACTTTTGAAGAAATTTTATTTGAATTAACAAATACATATATAGAAATTTTAAAAAAATTTGAGGAATTAGGAACTGAATGGATTCAAATAGATGAACCTATATTGGTAACAGATTTAACGCAAGAAGACATTAATTTATTTAAAATAGCTTACAAGAAGTTATTGGCCAAAAAAAGAAATACAAAAATATTAATTCAGACGTATTTTGGAGATGTAAGAGATATTTATGAAACGTTGATAGAATTGGATTTTGATGGATTAGGTTTAGATTTAGTAGAAGGAATAAAAAATGTTGATTTAATAAAAAGATCTGGTTTCCCCTCCAATAAAATTTTATCAGCAGGTATTGTAAATGGGAAAAATATATGGCGAAATGATTATAAAAAAAGCATGGAATTGATAAGAATATTAGAACAATTTGTTATGCCGGAAAATATATGGCTCAGTACATCTTGTTCACTTCTGCATGTTCCGTATACGCTTCTTAATGAAGAAAGTATTGAAGAAAATATAAAAGAATTTTTGGCATTTGCAGAAGAAAAACTGGAAGAACTTAAGGATTTAAAGAGTTTATGTATTGATTATGACTTTGAGAAGAATGACCTTTATATATTTAATCAACAGGTTTTGAAGAGGAAAATAACAGATTCATTAAGTTTTGATGCTGAGATTCGTTCAAATGTTAAAAATTTAAATGAAGAAGATTTTATTCGAAAAGATAAATTTGAAAATCGCATTTTAGTCCAAAAGGAAAAATTTAAGCTTCCTATTTTGCCAACGACTACTATAGGTTCTTTTCCTCAAACATCTGAGGTGAGAAGAATTCGTCAGCTATGGAGGAAAGGAGAAATAACGGAGACTGAATATGAGCAACAATTGCAGAAAAAAATAAAAGAAATAATTGATTTTCAAGAAAAAATAGGGCTTGACGTGCTTGTTCATGGAGAATATGAACGAAACGACATGGTTGAGTATTTCGGACAATTATTAGAAGGATTTTTGTTTACACAAAATGGGTGGGTACAATCATATGGAACAAGATGTGTAAAACCTCCAATAATATTTGGAGATGTAAAACGAAAGGAACCGATGACAGTCAAATGGATTAAGTTTGCTCAAAAACAAACTGATAAAATTGTAAAAGGAATTTTAACTGGGCCAATTACTATTTTAAATTGGTCATTTCCGAGAGAAGATTTAGAATTAAGAGAAATAGCATATCAAATTGCTTTAGCTATTAGAGATGAGGTGTTAGACTTAGAAGCGGCAGGAATTAGAATTATACAAATTGATGAAGCAGCTTTAAGAGAGAAATTACCTTTGAGAAAAAAGGAGTGGAACGACTATTTATTTTGGGCTATTCGTGCATTTCGTTTAACTCATGCAAAAGTAAAAACTGAAACTCAAATTCACACACACATGTGTTATAGTGAGTTTTCAGATATTATAAAAGAAATTGAATCTATGGATGTAGATGTGATTTCTATTGAGGCGGCACGTTCAGATTTTTCAATATTAGACTTATTTAAGGAAAATAATTTTAAACCAGAGGTAGGACCAGGGATATATGATATTCATTCACCACGAGTTCCATCGCAAAGAGAGCTGGAAGAATTGATTGAAATTATGATTAGAAAATTGGATATAAACAAATTATGGATAAACCCGGATTGTGGTTTAAAAACAAGAGAAGATGAAGAAGCAAAATTGAGCCTTATCAATATGGTTAATGCTGCTAAATCGATCCGAATGAGGGTAAAGAGCTATCCTTTTTAG
- a CDS encoding GGDEF domain-containing response regulator, whose product MDTIFQKEILIVEDSKLNAQIAADILERYGYKTEIVFSGEKAIEKIISNEKSPDLILMDIELSGKLDGIDAAKIIGKHKDIPIIFLTANANREIMEKIKSVSAYGYILKGVDESVIISQIEMAFNLYEARHEIKSREEMFHSMFENHDVAMILVDAESGHIVYANKAACEFCRYPKDIVQNMDIREVADFFGVDGYESCWEMLKRGCNPCVCIQNGVNGSEKIVNVYSTIIDYQDKKLIHLIVFDITEEWEIKRKLEFYRKLFEDSLNEIYIFDAETLKFIFVNRGARKNLGYSEEELKKMTPLDIKIEFTLQSFKEFLKPLLNGKQMQLNIETMHRRKDGSLYPVGIHIELMEYDGEKVFVAFVADLTEQRKIENDLMEKNEILNTITAYAGDAIIMIDGYGKVTFWNPAAERILGYSKDEILGKELHTFMILDEQLYSSYKKAIEKFRHSGEGSIVGKTVEMKTVHKKGHEIDVELSLSVVKINGSWHAIGIIRDISERKKFEELLYLRSVTDPLTGIYNRRFFMDILEKEVEMTKRNKKPFSLIMFDLDHFKNVNDYFGHAAGDMVLKRVVEIVKERIRKTDCFARWGGEEFIIFLPETSLNNASDIAEELRFKISTAKFDGVGNVTASFGATDFKENDNIDTVLLRLDNMLYEAKNNGRNCVCVG is encoded by the coding sequence ATGGATACTATTTTCCAAAAGGAGATCCTAATTGTAGAGGACAGTAAACTTAACGCACAAATAGCGGCAGATATTTTAGAAAGATATGGATACAAGACTGAAATAGTATTTTCTGGGGAAAAGGCTATTGAAAAAATAATAAGCAATGAAAAAAGTCCAGATTTGATTTTGATGGATATTGAGCTTAGCGGAAAGCTTGATGGCATAGACGCTGCAAAAATAATTGGTAAGCATAAAGACATTCCAATTATATTTTTGACTGCTAATGCCAATAGAGAAATAATGGAAAAAATAAAATCTGTTTCGGCGTATGGTTACATTTTAAAAGGTGTCGATGAAAGTGTCATTATTTCTCAAATTGAGATGGCTTTTAACTTGTATGAGGCCAGGCATGAGATAAAAAGCAGAGAAGAAATGTTTCATAGTATGTTTGAAAACCATGATGTAGCTATGATATTGGTTGATGCTGAATCAGGACATATAGTTTATGCGAATAAAGCTGCTTGTGAATTTTGCAGATATCCTAAAGATATTGTGCAAAACATGGATATTAGGGAAGTTGCAGATTTTTTTGGTGTAGATGGATATGAAAGCTGCTGGGAGATGCTTAAAAGAGGGTGCAACCCATGTGTATGCATACAAAATGGAGTTAATGGAAGTGAAAAAATAGTAAATGTGTATTCAACAATTATAGATTATCAAGATAAGAAATTAATTCATTTAATAGTATTTGATATCACTGAAGAATGGGAAATCAAAAGAAAACTTGAATTTTACAGAAAGCTTTTTGAAGATTCTCTAAATGAAATTTATATATTTGATGCTGAGACTTTAAAATTTATTTTCGTAAATCGTGGAGCAAGGAAGAATTTGGGTTATTCAGAGGAAGAACTTAAAAAAATGACTCCTCTTGATATCAAGATAGAATTTACGCTGCAAAGCTTTAAAGAGTTTTTAAAGCCACTTTTAAATGGTAAGCAGATGCAATTAAATATTGAAACAATGCATCGAAGAAAAGATGGTTCATTATACCCAGTGGGAATTCATATAGAGCTTATGGAGTATGATGGCGAAAAAGTCTTTGTGGCATTTGTAGCTGACTTGACGGAGCAAAGGAAAATTGAAAATGATCTTATGGAGAAAAATGAAATTTTAAATACTATAACTGCTTATGCCGGTGATGCTATTATAATGATTGATGGGTATGGCAAGGTTACTTTTTGGAATCCGGCGGCAGAAAGAATACTCGGCTATTCAAAAGATGAAATATTAGGTAAAGAGTTGCATACATTTATGATATTAGATGAACAGTTGTATAGTTCCTACAAAAAGGCGATTGAAAAATTTCGCCATAGCGGTGAAGGAAGCATCGTTGGGAAAACAGTTGAAATGAAAACTGTACATAAAAAAGGTCATGAGATAGATGTTGAGCTTTCGCTTTCTGTTGTTAAAATTAATGGATCATGGCATGCAATAGGAATAATACGCGATATTAGCGAGCGAAAAAAATTTGAAGAATTGCTTTATTTAAGATCAGTCACTGATCCCCTTACAGGTATATACAATAGACGTTTCTTTATGGATATACTTGAAAAAGAAGTAGAAATGACGAAAAGGAATAAAAAGCCTTTTTCGCTTATCATGTTTGACTTGGATCATTTTAAAAATGTCAATGATTATTTTGGGCATGCAGCAGGTGATATGGTACTAAAAAGAGTTGTTGAAATTGTAAAAGAAAGAATACGCAAAACTGATTGTTTTGCCAGATGGGGTGGGGAAGAATTTATTATCTTTTTACCTGAGACTTCTTTAAATAATGCTTCAGATATAGCAGAAGAACTGAGGTTTAAGATCAGCACTGCAAAATTTGATGGTGTTGGTAATGTTACAGCAAGCTTTGGAGCGACTGACTTTAAAGAAAATGATAATATTGATACAGTTCTATTAAGATTAGATAATATGCTTTATGAAGCGAAAAATAATGGACGAAACTGCGTGTGTGTTGGGTAA
- a CDS encoding polysaccharide deacetylase family protein → MTLIKSKKSAILLFLILVIIGFTFFYGKSLFFKHNSANNVKSVKIVSKIKAKKASKSYNEPITTAVTSTEYPIKSSTSKITSIISSNAISDNEILSLVDRSNRNELFESPMPLNTPIFSSNKKANKLLALTFDDGPSKEFTKKYVDVLKSLNVKSTFFIVGKMAEKNPNLLTYIAENGNEIGIHSYSHKYMPLMTPEQMIDELYKTQAIVVNTTGVKPDLFRPPYGAFNNTLVKISNALGLHVVLWTVDPDDWKRPGIPNIINTIVSKSSSGSVILMHEGNSETLAALPQIIVKLRSKGYSFVTVSELMKAYQ, encoded by the coding sequence ATGACATTAATTAAGTCAAAAAAATCAGCTATCTTACTTTTTCTTATATTAGTAATAATAGGATTTACTTTTTTTTATGGCAAAAGCCTATTTTTCAAACATAATTCTGCAAACAATGTCAAATCTGTTAAAATTGTATCTAAGATAAAAGCTAAAAAAGCAAGCAAAAGTTATAATGAGCCTATAACAACTGCTGTTACTTCTACAGAGTATCCGATTAAAAGTAGTACAAGTAAAATTACATCTATAATATCATCAAACGCAATATCTGATAATGAAATATTATCGCTGGTAGACAGAAGCAACAGAAATGAACTATTTGAAAGCCCAATGCCTCTTAATACCCCTATATTCAGCAGTAACAAAAAAGCCAACAAATTACTGGCACTTACATTTGATGATGGACCTTCAAAAGAGTTTACTAAAAAATATGTAGATGTTTTAAAAAGCTTAAATGTTAAATCCACTTTTTTTATTGTAGGGAAAATGGCCGAAAAAAATCCTAATTTGCTTACGTATATTGCAGAAAATGGCAATGAAATAGGTATTCATTCATACAGTCACAAATATATGCCTTTAATGACACCTGAGCAGATGATTGACGAGCTTTATAAGACGCAGGCAATTGTCGTCAACACAACGGGAGTAAAACCCGATTTATTTAGGCCTCCATATGGAGCATTCAATAATACTCTCGTGAAAATATCAAATGCATTGGGACTTCATGTTGTGCTTTGGACTGTTGATCCAGATGATTGGAAAAGGCCCGGAATACCAAATATAATTAATACAATTGTATCAAAATCATCTTCTGGCTCAGTCATTCTTATGCATGAGGGTAATTCAGAAACATTAGCAGCATTGCCACAGATAATTGTAAAACTCAGATCTAAAGGATATTCTTTTGTGACAGTATCTGAACTTATGAAAGCTTATCAATAG
- a CDS encoding murein hydrolase activator EnvC family protein, with translation MSLRKIVFLLIIVEVMQIVTFPMADQQSQLNNIQKSLNEYKTEQSQINGQKKEVSNELQDLDKKISDTQKQLNSTELSLYDLNLKLNSIQAELNNAKDTENKQKELLKEQVHAIYTCGQVGYLDILFNSKNIDDFLNRLELIKSLLSFDNNLLIDYHKQTLVIKQKENQMVSLQQTIKKQENFLQDRNRDLQYALVSREGIMRSLDKQSQYIQEREKELERESQQIENIIRSEQEKSLDGKINANSNGKLAWPCIGPITSPFGYRGINPYTGKPNDFHPGIDIGVPDGTPIRAAADGIVSYSGLMEGYGNVVIINNGNGISTLYAHNEKLLVVVGQRVSKGEIIAYSGHTGWATGPHCHFGVYVNGIPVNPLLYLK, from the coding sequence TTGTCGCTTAGGAAGATTGTATTTTTATTAATTATAGTAGAAGTGATGCAGATTGTTACATTTCCTATGGCTGATCAGCAAAGTCAATTAAACAATATTCAAAAATCTTTGAATGAGTATAAAACAGAACAATCTCAAATAAACGGTCAAAAAAAGGAAGTTTCAAATGAATTACAAGATTTAGATAAAAAAATTAGTGATACTCAAAAACAATTAAACAGCACAGAATTAAGTCTTTATGATTTGAATTTAAAATTAAATTCTATACAAGCAGAACTTAATAATGCAAAAGATACCGAAAATAAGCAAAAAGAGTTATTGAAAGAACAAGTACATGCAATTTATACATGTGGACAAGTAGGTTATTTAGATATATTGTTTAATTCGAAAAATATAGATGATTTTTTGAACAGATTAGAATTGATAAAAAGCCTTCTAAGTTTTGATAATAATTTGCTTATTGACTATCATAAACAAACTTTAGTAATTAAACAGAAAGAAAATCAGATGGTTTCTTTACAGCAAACAATAAAAAAACAGGAAAATTTTTTGCAAGATAGAAATAGAGATTTACAGTATGCATTAGTATCTCGAGAGGGAATAATGAGAAGTTTGGATAAGCAAAGCCAATATATACAAGAGCGGGAAAAAGAACTTGAGAGAGAATCACAACAAATAGAGAATATAATAAGAAGTGAGCAGGAAAAATCTTTAGATGGAAAAATAAATGCAAATTCAAATGGTAAGTTAGCTTGGCCTTGTATCGGTCCAATAACTTCTCCATTTGGCTATAGAGGTATAAATCCATATACTGGGAAGCCAAATGATTTTCATCCAGGAATAGATATTGGAGTTCCTGATGGAACACCAATTCGTGCTGCTGCAGACGGAATTGTCAGTTATTCAGGTTTAATGGAAGGTTATGGCAATGTAGTAATAATTAATAATGGAAATGGAATATCTACACTTTATGCCCATAATGAAAAATTGCTTGTTGTCGTTGGTCAACGAGTGTCAAAAGGAGAGATTATTGCGTATTCCGGGCATACAGGATGGGCTACGGGTCCTCATTGTCATTTTGGTGTTTACGTTAATGGTATTCCAGTTAATCCGTTGTTATACTTGAAATGA
- the rodA gene encoding rod shape-determining protein RodA, with product MLDRKLIKNFDFVLFTLAILISIIGVIVITSASHVAATGSLKQTITQSVSIVIGVIALLVITLFDYNLLSNYSLQLYILNILLLVSVFLIGKEINGAKTWIVIGPISLEPVEISKVFLIITLASYLKDKDEITNFKELIYPLILVIIPSIIVILQHSLGSALVFIVIFIGMIFISGIRLRVFSELIGSSIAVMPIVYKLLKPYQRKRLLSFINPNLDPLGAGYHVIQSIISVGSGMFWGEGLFHGTETQLFFLPESQTDFIFSALSEELGFIGSATLILLYSLLLYRAWKIAYNAKDKFGRLISIGILSMFAFHVFENIGMALGIMPIAGIPLPFVSYGGTSLIVNMMSIGLLINIGMRKNKINF from the coding sequence ATGCTTGATAGAAAACTTATAAAAAATTTTGATTTTGTTTTATTTACATTAGCTATTCTAATATCGATTATAGGAGTAATTGTAATTACAAGCGCATCTCATGTTGCGGCAACAGGCTCTTTAAAACAGACCATAACCCAGTCAGTTTCAATAGTAATAGGTGTTATTGCTCTTTTGGTAATCACACTTTTTGACTACAACTTATTATCGAATTATTCTTTACAGCTTTATATATTAAACATTTTATTATTAGTTTCTGTTTTTTTGATAGGCAAAGAGATCAATGGTGCTAAGACGTGGATTGTAATTGGTCCAATATCTTTAGAACCTGTCGAAATATCAAAAGTTTTTTTAATAATTACGTTGGCCAGTTATTTAAAAGATAAAGATGAAATTACAAATTTTAAAGAATTGATTTATCCGCTTATTTTGGTAATTATACCTTCAATCATTGTTATATTGCAACATAGCCTTGGATCGGCGCTGGTATTTATTGTGATTTTTATAGGTATGATTTTTATATCAGGAATAAGGTTAAGAGTGTTTTCAGAATTAATTGGCTCTAGTATAGCAGTTATGCCAATAGTGTATAAGCTATTAAAACCATATCAGCGGAAAAGGCTTTTATCATTTATAAATCCAAACCTTGATCCTTTAGGTGCTGGATATCATGTTATACAGTCGATTATATCTGTTGGATCAGGTATGTTTTGGGGTGAGGGATTATTTCATGGAACAGAGACACAATTGTTTTTTTTACCAGAGTCACAAACAGATTTTATTTTTTCAGCGTTAAGCGAAGAATTAGGATTTATTGGTTCAGCAACTTTGATTTTACTATATAGCTTGTTGCTATATAGAGCTTGGAAGATCGCATACAATGCTAAGGATAAGTTTGGAAGACTAATTTCGATTGGAATACTATCAATGTTTGCGTTTCATGTCTTTGAAAATATTGGGATGGCATTAGGCATAATGCCGATAGCAGGGATACCTTTACCATTTGTTAGCTATGGAGGAACTTCGCTGATTGTTAACATGATGTCAATAGGATTGTTGATAAATATTGGCATGAGAAAAAATAAAATTAACTTTTGA
- a CDS encoding PIG-L deacetylase family protein, protein MNKKLFKWKYIFITFTLISAIIIASVMNLKTTFANLTEKKPVPNNDDPGQRILVVVPHPDDESLGMAGVIQKAIELKRPIKVVIVTDGESYKKAAQVFTGDINPTPADYYKLGLQRHSESLAAMSVLGLPKDDVIFLGFADGSTRFLWSDFWDNGKPRISGGTNVAYSPYKDVYKPGVAYTGENLENELQDIIKSFKPTDIYYPLADDVHPDHWAVSNFTRYAIIALNLNVREHMFLVHHPQWPVPWLLMPNDSLLPPTDMKDSNTVWQSIPLSKQEEAKKEEAIKQYTSQIKVMEPFLMAFVRKNELFGTKPVITIPEVETKPNLYDKNMPFSLLSIPAGGILEQEIYKSADLTKLASFYYDNHLYIGVQTLSPISKDVKYNIEMRLFYNNSIKRIDLGLVNDKLYQYRKANNSLLKSIASRPIIDKNILWIKLNIPQKQDLRYIFMGSDSIYKGRFIDKIPWNLYKF, encoded by the coding sequence TTGAACAAGAAACTATTCAAATGGAAGTATATATTTATAACTTTTACGCTAATCAGTGCCATTATTATCGCATCCGTCATGAATTTAAAAACTACTTTTGCCAATCTCACAGAAAAAAAGCCTGTTCCCAATAACGACGATCCGGGACAAAGAATACTTGTTGTCGTACCACACCCTGATGATGAATCGTTGGGAATGGCAGGTGTCATACAAAAAGCTATCGAATTGAAAAGACCTATAAAAGTAGTAATTGTAACAGATGGTGAAAGTTACAAAAAAGCTGCTCAAGTCTTTACAGGTGACATCAATCCAACACCAGCAGACTATTATAAACTTGGACTTCAAAGGCACAGTGAAAGTTTAGCTGCAATGTCTGTACTTGGCCTTCCAAAAGATGATGTAATATTTTTAGGTTTTGCTGATGGCAGTACAAGATTTTTGTGGAGCGATTTTTGGGATAACGGAAAGCCCAGGATTAGCGGTGGAACAAATGTAGCATATTCTCCATATAAAGATGTGTACAAACCTGGTGTTGCATATACAGGTGAAAATTTAGAAAATGAGCTGCAAGACATTATAAAGTCATTTAAGCCTACAGATATTTACTATCCTTTAGCAGATGACGTACATCCCGATCACTGGGCTGTAAGCAACTTCACAAGATACGCAATAATCGCACTTAATCTAAACGTAAGAGAGCACATGTTTTTAGTTCACCATCCACAATGGCCTGTTCCATGGTTATTGATGCCAAATGACTCTCTTTTACCACCAACAGACATGAAAGACAGCAACACTGTATGGCAAAGTATTCCTCTTTCGAAGCAAGAAGAAGCTAAAAAGGAAGAAGCCATTAAGCAGTATACATCCCAGATAAAAGTGATGGAGCCATTTTTAATGGCATTTGTAAGGAAAAATGAGCTTTTCGGAACAAAGCCTGTCATTACGATTCCAGAAGTTGAAACGAAGCCAAACTTATACGACAAAAACATGCCTTTCTCGCTTTTAAGCATACCAGCAGGTGGAATTCTCGAACAAGAAATCTATAAAAGCGCTGATCTTACAAAGCTTGCTTCCTTCTACTACGACAACCACTTGTATATAGGTGTTCAAACACTATCACCTATATCAAAAGATGTAAAATACAACATCGAAATGAGGTTGTTTTACAATAACAGCATAAAGAGGATCGATTTAGGATTAGTAAATGACAAGCTTTATCAGTACAGAAAAGCCAATAATTCACTTCTTAAGTCTATAGCATCAAGACCAATAATAGACAAAAATATATTGTGGATAAAATTGAATATCCCACAAAAACAGGACTTGCGCTATATATTCATGGGCTCTGACTCAATATACAAAGGAAGATTTATCGATAAGATTCCTTGGAATTTGTACAAATTTTAG